CCGCCGCTGCTAGTTACCGCTATTTTCTAAGCAAAATGATACCCAGGATGGCTTTAGGCTGACGTGATAAATCTTAGCAATGACTGTCCAACTGATCCCTGAACATTGGATGCAAACGCTACTCATATTCTGGTTTCACGATTTCTGAGTGAATCAAACTGGTCGTCGAATCTTGAATCATGAATATGGAAATGGATAAacagttctttttttcaatctGAGCCTACATGTAACTAATAAACGCTCTCAAATTTCTGTTAATTCACTAATAGAAGACAACTCAGTAATATTTTAAATGCGTACATGCGTATTTCGATACTGCCATTTTgtgatttcattgtatattAATTCAGATGTAGTAAACGACACAAGTTGCATTTGTGTAAACAGGGAACACTCGTAAATAACATGTTCAGTAAATACAGCTAAATTGATAGCTACCAACAGGAAATTAAACTTGCCAGGGTttctaaaatgattttctattaattaAGAAGAGTGGTGCGTTGTTAATGTTGAAATTATCTTCGCGTATAGTATCTAATATGGAAGAACATCATGTTATTTTCGATCtcgaaatagggattgtccctgttatttatttaatcggtagatttcatttgatttgttttgatttagtgtccctcacaaacccaccacacctgccgggagctcTTGAGTCAAAATTGGTTCAACCTGTTAACTTAGAGTCAAAATTCAGCTCCGGGTTCGGGTATTGGGGAATACAGCTTATTCCCGACTTAGTTTAGTTGTGAATGTTTAATTGCAGTATGTTGCAACGTACGCCTGTGTATCATCAATTGATGaatgtaaaatcccacaattttTGAACGACTAAACAGTTTAATTAAAATACTCGGATGGTTCCTGACACTCTTTTTCGGTCTAATGATCATTTTTGCCTGAAGAAAGGTGGTAGAATCCATCCGAAATATTTCGAGTATCTTAAACTTTTTAGTCGTTCgacaattgtgggattttacatttattgTTACATCACGAATATTGTGATcctattcattatcaattaattgttGGCATGTGTCTGCTGTAAAATCTCGTACCTCCAGCGAAATTCTACAACACGTTCGTTTTTAATGATTCGTGATTCGGAATCCGACACAACGCTAATCGGGGTGTGGTGGGTTCGTAAGGGACACGAAACTAAAAAATCgtacgaaatctaccaataaatagataacagggtcaatccctattctaAGATCAAAAAGAAATGTGTTAGATTTTTTCGTGCGACTTACCAGTTCCATGCACGTATACGTTTTTTTGGAGCCGCCTTCCCCATCATACTCGGCGCAATATTTTCGTAGTTCAAACTCGTATATCGTATTATTTCTACGCTGTTTGGCTTTTTGGGAAATAATGTTTTTGATGTTGTGCAGAATGCAAGGAATGCAAGGGCCATCTGTAATTTACTAGCATTTGAGGAATCATCTAATTTGTTCCTGTACTGTATTGTAAACCATGGTGGAATTACCCGTGGAACCCGCGCCGACATATTGTTTCCAATGAGATCTCGTAAAATTCCTATAAATTTCCCCTCGAAATGTGCGAtgtgtttatttcattgctCGTTTTTTTGTAGACATTTTTGTCACGTTTTTCACGAGCAATGTAGACTATATTGACCATTGCCGGTACCACGGAATTAACGTACGTATTCTAGTaaagataatttcaaaaaatggacaaaatatttttcacatcgATCTTTATTGAAATGACCCATATATTTCCGTCGTAAACAGCTCGGTGTGACTGATGAATCTTCTAGAAGGGAAATGAGGATTTTAAGGATGATTTCATTTGTAGTATTTTTTGTCTATTATTCGCGAACTCTTTGGTTTTGTGGGTCGTTATGGAGATACGTCTCGCAAGTCGTTCATTGGCATTTTCTATAACCGATTCTTCCGATTTAGCATTTTTCTGTCAAATTCTGGGACTCGAACTCGCTTGATGTAATAGCTGGGGTAAGCACTTCTTACTTTAGCTAGGATGATCGACCGCtctacacagaaacaattctgAGATATTAGCCATGAAAATTGGGATTCGATACGCAAGCACCAAAGTGCCCTACCGGGATGCCTAACTCTTTACTACCGAATGGCTCATGatagaatatattttctaCGATTTTAATGTATCAGTCTATCGTTATAATGACATGGGAAATTAAAAAGCCCTACCAATAACTCCGATTTTTAAAGATGTCACTAAAGTAaagcaatttttgaaataaattacctTACAAATACAATGCTTGCATACTAATTATACAGCAGTGTTCTAGAATATCTTCTGGAATTGTTTACTCGAAGAAATCAAACGCCAATCCACCATagtcctccattttgtcaagaTGTCGCCAATGGGAATTGATTTTTAGTCGTACATGTatcaattaagaatttatttaacatattattagatttaaaaGACACGCATGAACACAaggatttcaatatttatcaaCATTTCGATAGtgaaaatcataattttacaacatcgatatacaaaaaaaaacaattaattatcaatattagaaaaCAAGATGACATTGAATTAATTCGAATTAACTTGATTAATTTCACAGTGAAAGCATTCAACTTTCTTGCATTATCATACTcgtttgaattgaatgaatttgaatagCTTGGTAAGCCTTTATTTCAGTATTACCcttggttccacagttgatagttagagttaactcccgAGTTAATCAgatcattttcgatgtttcaaCTCATAAGTCAAACTTAACtcagaaccgtggaactggatcagcCTGATATATGTATCACAGTAATTTATCATTCAGCTTTTAGCGTTCTTATCACTCGCttgatattcaaatttctTAATTAGCAAATGGACATGACACTCGATTCCGACACTCACTCGGCAAGATGCGAAAAGTATTCAGTTGTTACACGAGCTAAGTATGATGTAGTTTAAAATTGCTCTGATAGATATAgtaacatgaaaaaaaaattaataagcTACAATCGGTCTTTCGTTTGCTTATGAAATGTTACGACACTCTTGAGATAATGGGGTGGTTCCcgcagtgctactgtggcaatcgatgattccacgtatggcagtcgaggatccgccaggttcgcgaGTAGATAGTTGGTCGTCCGCGTTCGAATCATATCTGTATGACATTTTCTCcgaaatgaatcaattattaaaGAAAACAATACCGATATTcgagtagaagaatgaaagtattgtaAATTTTGTTGAAACATATGgagtctaaaaatccagttcaaaattcgttgaaaatgaacttatttcaactACGGACGACCAACTGTTTGTCACGCCATCAGGTGGGATTGCTGGTTATGCGGGTTCTCATTGCGTGTGTATAAGGCGCTGTGAATAAACCTGAAATGCTGTTTTACTTTTCGTGTAAATTCATATTCACGAATCATCTTTTGATCGTCGCAACGCGGCAAAACGacattgtttttgtttctggGTCGGATGCTGTTTGTCGGCGCCCGTATCGTCGATTTCTTTATGTTTGATGCGAGGAGAGTCTGTACTACCCGTACTTTTATCGGGGCTCGAACCCCGATCGGGGGATTCGCCGCGGTGACTGCGTAATGACGACAGAGGTATCTTCATACCGTCTCGAATTGCCGTCGTAGTGGCGACCCCTACCGACCCTACTACCGAACCAAGAGCGGTGCCGACCTTTCCGACTTTGCTGCCAACTTTAACGACAGTCCCTTCCATTTTACGCATCGTTTTACGGAAAGTTTTGATctgttttaaatattcaaTCTCAGCAAGTTCGATACACATAGACGTCAAAGCGAGGCCGATGATGACGTAGATAGCAGACGACAACATAAACATTTGATGCTGCGGTACGATATCACCGAAACCGATAGTAGTCATagtgataaaacaaaaatagaacgATTCGAACAAAGTCCAATTCTCCCAAATTCGGAAAATCAACGCCCCGAACAATATATAGAGTATCAAACACACAACTGCCAACAGCATTGCGTAGCGaaattctttctttttctcttCTTTCGACGCGAACTTTCGTTTCCGTCGACAACAGTCCACTCGACATTTAGCTCGCTTCATTCGCGTTCGTATTTCGCCTTTCAGGAAATCGACGATCTTGGCCAGACCTTGACCGCATCTGGTCACCGACAGTAACATTATCGGTATGCCGAACAAGGCGAAAACCATCGTGAATATTCGACCTTCCATCGACAAAGGCGTCAAATTTCCATAACCTACAAAATATAACGATGACGAAAATCGATTGTTATTCGATAAACCGATATGAAAACGATATTTCATCAAACCAAGGAATTTATGGATATCAGTTACTTTTGTGTgatgatttacttttttgaAGCCGTAAAAAcagttacaataatgtttatatacatcgATAACTACTATTGCGTTTTTAAGGGGTCCTGTGTGAGTCGGATGTGGACTATGTCATCAAAATTGGCGTTTACAATTGGGATTTTGGTGTTAATTTttgtaaatgaatatatttcataactcttactttatatttgataaaatgGTGATTATTTTTTAGAGGgtgtactacgtcatcaatatattgaggctggactggttgccggtcaattcaattcaattataaattcattcaaattcaaaataactttatccATCCTTGacagttatttttttttcaattaatttaaaaGGCCGAAATGTCGTTTAAGGAATTGCGTTATTTTTTAGGCAGACACTGTCTCTTTTCACCAACTTCAATTCAATAAGATGCAGGAGGCCTCTCGACCATAATTGATCGAACCgtttaaaaaagaataataCCTAGTTTCTCATTCCTGCTGAGCTTTGAATTTGAACCACctgccgcctatctaccctgtatatttagatttcttaaaatcatgaacgatcttaccataacagaccaggcagctatagaaataaaCCGATAACACATTTCATTGCAGTTTAGTGAAATTActattaggagaaacaagacTCCATTTTATCTTATCCTTATCTGTTTTAGACAATTTTAGTCAATATTtaacgcagtctcaaatgttttgtgactttctcaaaatgtgtaaaaaacataaatttcattgtttttttttcaaggcatcaataaactttcGAGTTAGCTTCCTTGTTATCTTAATCATCATTTTGTCTGGTGAGCCGATTCGCCGTACGCACATTAATGGTTGTAAAAAGGATTAGCAGCGCGTGACTATGATAACTAACGATTTAATCAACACCTGTTGCTGGTTATATGTAATATAGTATTTGCTACGAACCAAACGCACACCGAGTCAATATCAAATTCTACATTCATGCAAAAATTTCTTCGTATAGCAAATACAGCTTTCTATAATCGTAAATATCTTACAAAGTGTCATTTTTGCTACGCAGGCACCGAGCAGCCATGTGCTTTAATCACGTGACGATGCCATATACTGCCGGTCAATGAAATAAGGGATTTAAACATGACATAGTcccgaaatttgaaaaatttacatatgatctatattgttattatgtATGGCAAGTCTCCAGCGCTGACGGGCTAACAAAGTACGTATGACGTCATTTCGGTTTTCAACTAAAAACCATTATCTTCGAGCGAAATACAATAGTTGATATAGTAGAAAATATATTGGGATTAAAACGATACGCGCTATTgcacaggatccagttccacagtgtcgTTCTAATTCGCTGTGGCATGCACTGGCGGATTTAGATGGGTCCAAGGGGGTACGGACCACCTCCCCCTCCTAAATTTGAAGGTCCCCAAAAATAAATCCTTAGTGACATTTATCCAATTAAGGTGAATATAAATCAAGCAGAAGTGGTGAATATACAATGGTTTTGTGATCGTGTTGTGGTATTGTgtattttatgattaatttcatGGATTTCATTGCTCAACTTCGTGGAAATCTCACCAAATTCTTCtcagaatttcaaaaaatttctaTCGTCGAGTACCCCTCACGGTCGTTGGCTAAGGGCTATGCCGTTATGCATCGTGCATCGTTAGTAACATTTCATATATGGCCCCTTTTACTTCCCTGGACCCCACACCAACAAATATCCTAGAATCCGCATTTCTTATTATTTCTTGGTGTTTAGTTGTATTTTTAGTTTAGTTGCGTATttttaataatgaatttcGACATGATACGATATTCCAAAGTTTTCGGCTTCGTGATTGGGGGACTTATATTCAACTGTTCTAtccatctatctatctatcaatCTCTAACTATTCTTTCGTTGTGAAGTTTTACCTCGTCACGTACCGGGTATAAATCATGAAGTAAACAGTATTATTCAGATTACGTCAATAGGGACTATATGGTTATAACACGGACTAGTCCATGCTTATAATCTACAACTATTCAATTGACATTGTTCATTCAGGGGGATCTATTTCGTCTGCTTCGCGCATAAACTGTGACGTTGTGACATATGCGTATGTCACCGAAACAACGGAACAAAACGCATTATCGATGAAAATCATCTGCGTATAGCAGTAATGTTTTCACTGATAAATATTCATAGgtattcattttctatattaACGTTGAAATTTCATGTCGAAAGTCTAATTTCGTAATGGCTCTTCGGAAAATTGATCGTCGCCGTTGAATCATCTGACTTTTGCATCCTTTTCGAATTGTCAGTACTCCGcgctttcatatcatttctgTCGGTTATCGATGTTTTTTGATATGAATGTTTGTTGATAAAGCGCTCGAGAATTGAAATATAGGAGGAAcgaataattcattaaatcaACCCATAGTCgaacaacaaacaaaaagatctAATTTCAGAGATGATACGAGCAGAAaccaaattatcaaaaatatgcaatcattaatttttatgagatttttttttacagcGAACAATAGTTTACAAAGGcctatttatttcaaaatgaccCTCTTCCGATTAATTAACGTAATCAACTCTGAGAAGGCAGGTCGTACATTACCGTATTGTCACCGGACAAGACAGACACTCATCCCCATTGCCTCTCTCCTTCACCCAGGAGAACGTGGGCACCTGGCCTGGTAGACGAGTaagtagagatgactgatataaATGGTTAGAGTTATAGACTGGGGGTATCGATTTAATGGAAAGCACCGTCGAACATTGTATCACAATGGAACGGTCGCTATAGGAATTACTACTACTATCATATTCTCGAATTGAAAGGTCAACGATAAATTACAATATGGAGccatttttcttcatttgtgGTTATAAACTGTTTACTTGGTTTACCAGGTACAATAAAAAACGAGAAAATTCGTTACGTTATCAGACACTTATATCTAGTATTAATTAGTTGGGTTATGAaacgatatataaatcaaacGAGTAGGTTATAATTACGTATTCGCAGCTTCTTCACTCACTTAGTCCATATATAATGTGGCAGGGAACCCCGTAGTtgtattgaaacaaaaaaaacaactacaaaatcaatttttaaaacCGGAAAAAAGCGCAGTTCGACgcgaatgaattattcattaaaaaacgTCGCATTATCTTCAGAACATATTGACAGGGATGAGTCCCAGCGCCTCCTCCTTTCTTAACTGCCCCTTGTTTCGCCGAATTCCCCGCAGATAAACGCAGTCTGAAATTACCTCGCGTTAGTTCCCGGCCATTGCATTGCATTAAAAGATGTTGTATCCAAGACCAATAGCTAGATTTTTTCGAAACGACTTTTTAAATTTCGACCCCGTTCCTCAGTTATGAGGTCATCTTCAAGGTCATGTCGCTGAAAAATAGAGTTTTTAGTGCCTAGTTCTGCCACTAGGGCGGTGCACTGGGTCCATTCCATGCAAATATTACGAGTTATTGAAACGAAGGACCcgaaattattattgaatattacagacatattgaaatattctgtAAATAATTTGTTTCTTACATAGTGTATTAATAtgcatgtttttctatatcctTATATAATTGACATTGTCAGGATGAATAAAGTTACATTATCTTACACTGCACTACTAGACCCCGCGTATTATACACTAAATgttgttaatctagatctatACACTATTAACGAAGCTAAGTAGCTGAAAGACAGAAGACAGACAGACACGCCTAGACCAGACAGTATTCGAGAAAAAGTATCTCACGGTAGCCCGAGAACCAATAAGCGGATTATTATTACGGTGATGATGGATTCACATCTCGCAAAACCCTGTTCACTCGGGTGAATACTGTCATCTTTGATCTACTGTACTGACACACCGATTCGACCATTTactttataatacatatacgTACATATGGCTAAATCTGCAtgcttttttatatatatacatatatatatatatatatatatatatatatatatatatatatatatatatatatatatatatatatatatatatatatatatatatatatatatatatatatatatatatatatatatatatatatatatatatatgacacAATATTCAGTTAGTTAGTTCGGCAGAAACTAGCTGACGCATCGTTGTGGATACGGTAACCAAGGGCGCGGTTATTGAGTTTCGTCGTAATTGCGAAAGGAGAAATAAAAAGAGATAAAAGCGCCGTGAACGGAATGATCATGTTCGCGGCTCGTCGACGTGAGAAACGGAATTCACGGAATAAATCGCGCGTTTGAATGGAAAACGACGAAAAAATCCTATATAATATATGTTAAAAATGCCTGCGCATTTCCGGGATCTGAAATAGTGTTACATAACCGGCGTAATGCTATTAACATCGAGGGCGTTGACACTTCCAGCTGGTGATCCAATGTTGCCGGATTATTATCTACTTCGACGAACTCCCGCGAGGACGACGTTTGtttgaacaaaaatatatatacttcGGATGGTTCGGTAACGACGTTTAATTGCGATTAACTGCGCCGATAATAGCCATCTCGAAACTATAAAGACTCGTTTCGATTCGTACACAGTAACCGAATTAAGGGGCCGCTTAGGAACGCTATTTGTGCAGGAAACCATTCGAGTCCGCCGATGATGAAAAAGTCTCGAGTAAAACGTGACATTAGCCGGAAAATTAACATTGAAACCTCAACTGCCAGGGCAGTCGGAATTCTGCGAGCCCCGTTCGTAAAGCTATAAACGTTTATGAAAATCGGGCAGCGATTGTTTAGTAGTCTGCTGAAGGAGAGCTTACAAGCGGTGTCTGATTTCACCCTTAAACTGTTTTTcgtttcatatcatttattcAGCTCTTATATACGTCGAATCGTATAGCTCCGGTTTAACCAGCATTTAACCAGAAGCCCCTATTTAACGTACATGCATAATACAACAGGTTTCATTTAATGATAGATTAGTTGATTGAGTGCCACGTATTGGTGAGTGCGAATAAATAACATGAAAAATCCTAAATGATGGACGACTGAATTCAAACAGAACTGAATGTAATGAGGGTAAATGAttcagaaatattcaaattcttcattcAACCTTGATCTATATATATGATCGATATAACAAGGTGtctcagaaaatgtgttaTCTAAGTCTTTTGGTtactaaatcattaactaTAATTTCAATTATTGTTTAGGGGGCTAAGGTTAGTAGACTTGCAAGTTTACTTGAGAATGAAATGCAAAAAACTCATGCAAttatagttaatgaataatgaatcttTAAGCTACggtaacacattttctgagaCACAGTAATTTTGTATATAGAAGCCTAATCAtctaaaaatgatgatgattcaaTCGAAATATATGGATTTTTACTTGAGAATGAAATGCAAAAAACTCATGCAAttatagttaatgaataatgaatcttTAAGCTACggtaacacattttctgagaCACAGTAATTTTGTATATAGAAGCCTAATCAtctaaaaatgatgatgattcaaTCGAAATATATGGATTTTTACTTGAGAATGAAATGCAAAAAACTCATGCAAttatagttaatgaataatgaatcttTAAGCTACggtaacacattttctgagaCACAGTAATTTTGTATATAGAAGCCTAATCAtctaaaaatgatgatgattcaaTCGAAATATATGGATTTTCACGACTACTtctaaaaacgaaataatgtttcaacGATTAATAATTCATGAATAGAGAAATGAAATGACGATATTATTGACTCAACAAGTGGCCAActatttagatattttattcaaacatttttttctgcggCGCAGAGAACCGCTTCTTTTTCCTGTACCTCGACAGCTACATTGAATGAATTTACACATAATCAATCGGAGCCGTTGCCgttaaaaatgtatttaaacaGCTGGTCATAATTGAAGCATATACATTTACATACTCGCAAGCTACCGTAAAAACCCTAGAATATTTATGGAGCGATTttctttgatgaaatatcagtTCGAATAAATCGCTGTTCCCGATCTCAGTTTTCTCGAGGGTAAATAAAGCCCACCCCGAGTCGCTCTTGTGGCGCTCATGCGACAGGAAGCAATTTTAAGCACctcgctcgctcgctcgctGAGTGAATTACCAGTTTCTTCCTGTCGAGACACATCGCATGGCTGACCTTGCCATATTTATAGGTAAACATTAGGGCTCGCTTCTAAACTTCAAAATAATTCCTACGAATTTTGATCGTTCGGCTATCATATATACTATACGTATACAAAGAGATAAGCATTTCAAAGGGAAGTCAACATGGTGTCAAATTTTCATATTCGCATATATTATAACCATAGATTTGAGTATTAAGTGCTTCCGATAGTTTAGCTGCTGGTTCGATATGAAATCAGATAGGTCTTAAGtccaaaaaataattgaatagaaTAATATTTAGATGGCTAATATAGGGGCAGAATGATGTTCTTAAGCCCgttcttaagttgttagattgcgtatatatacatatatttaccTATAGTTGATACGACGGTTGCGGTAAAGAATAAAGCAGCGGGATATCCCCATCTTCCACCTTCGCCAACCCCGTGTTTATCGGCTAGCTTCCCGTAGCTGGTCAATATATCTTGTAATTCGCCGGTTTTGTTCGCTACTCGAGGATCACCGACGACGCGTAGGATCTCGAAGATCGTCGCGTTCATCTTGATCAGG
This Tubulanus polymorphus chromosome 7, tnTubPoly1.2, whole genome shotgun sequence DNA region includes the following protein-coding sequences:
- the LOC141908592 gene encoding TWiK family of potassium channels protein 7-like; this encodes MNTVARSDELTDNCALAAVPANSRNKIPARPRSSRLVDATRLSDDDNYRGSCDNSDGFNVYLNPGFSGSCEEVSVKRVDNTNTGTMLRNGGVCPDKSPQADGLRAVLVDGSDQDRRDRDGGDKRSNERKPSSEDEEANDSDEEDEKKVNCYDTTGCQRCKLICKALTYHLGPLAFLTAYCAVCAALIGYLETKHEKIKRKEDLIKMNATIFEILRVVGDPRVANKTGELQDILTSYGKLADKHGVGEGGRWGYPAALFFTATVVSTIGYGNLTPLSMEGRIFTMVFALFGIPIMLLSVTRCGQGLAKIVDFLKGEIRTRMKRAKCRVDCCRRKRKFASKEEKKKEFRYAMLLAVVCLILYILFGALIFRIWENWTLFESFYFCFITMTTIGFGDIVPQHQMFMLSSAIYVIIGLALTSMCIELAEIEYLKQIKTFRKTMRKMEGTVVKVGSKVGKVGTALGSVVGSVGVATTTAIRDGMKIPLSSLRSHRGESPDRGSSPDKSTGSTDSPRIKHKEIDDTGADKQHPTQKQKQCRFAALRRSKDDS